One genomic segment of Coffea arabica cultivar ET-39 chromosome 6e, Coffea Arabica ET-39 HiFi, whole genome shotgun sequence includes these proteins:
- the LOC140004370 gene encoding probable purine permease 5 isoform X2: MRGEGMEESPPKTLPKSLRDRISAYKAMAWEAYRSKPISHWILLVLSSAAMLVAFPASSLLSRLYFSNGGKSKWLISWVAVAGWPIPALILIPTYFILGVYPTPLNLKLVVSYIVLGFLTGADNLMYAYAYAYLPASTASLLASTVLVFSSLFGYLLVKNKMNASIINAIVIITAGMVIIALDSDSDRYGYITDSQYIMGYVWDILGSALHGLIFALSELVFIKLLGRRSFHVVLEQQVMVSLFGFIFTTIGCIANKDFPAMASEARRFKGGKSAYYLVLTWGVITFQLGILGSTAILFLASTVFAGVLNSIRVPLTSIAAVILLKDPMSGFKILSLIITFWGFACYIYGNRPASKEPS; encoded by the exons ATGAGAG GGGAAGGAATGGAAGAGTCGCCTCCAAAAACACTGCCAAAATCCTTAAGGGACAGAATTTCTGCATACAAAGCCATGGCTTGGGAAGCATACAGAAGCAAACCGATCTCACATTGGATTCTACTGGTTTTGAGTAGTGCTGCTATGCTTGTGGCCTTCCCTGCTTCTAGTCTCCTTTCCCGTCTTTATTTTTCCAATGGAGGCAAGAGCAAATGGCTAATTTCGTGGGTGGCTGTTGCAGGGTGGCCTATTCCAGCACTAATCTTAATTCCTACCTACTTCATTTTAGGAGTCTATCCTACtcctttaaatttaaaacttGTTGTGTCTTATATTGTGCTGGGCTTCTTGACTGGTGCTGACAATCTTATGTATGCATATGCCTATGCCTATCTGCCTGCATCAACCGCATCCCTATTGGCTTCAACAGTCCTGGTGTTTTCTTCACTCTTCGGGTATTTGCTTGtgaaaaacaaaatgaatgcTTCAATCATAAATGCCATAGTGATCATTACTGCTGGAATGGTCATCATTGCGCTGGATTCAGATTCGGACAGGTACGGATATATCACTGATTCTCAGTACATTATGGGATACGTGTGGGACATTCTGGGATCTGCTCTTCATGGGCTTATTTTTGCACTGTCGGAGTTGGTTTTCATAAAACTTCTAGGGAGAAGATCATTCCATGTTGTTTTAGAGCAACAAGTGATGGTTTCCCTATTCGGTTTCATCTTCACTACAATTGGTTGCATTGCGAACAAAGACTTCCCAGCAATGGCATCTGAGGCACGAAGATTCAAGGGTGGTAAAAGTGCTTATTACTTGGTTCTTACTTGGGGTGTAATCACTTTTCAGTTGGGGATTCTGGGAAGCACTGCTATTTTATTTCTGGCCTCCACTGTGTTTGCTGGAGTTCTGAACTCAATAAGAGTGCCACTCACAAGCATTGCAGCAGTTATATTGTTGAAGGACCCCATGAGCGGCTTCAAGATTCTGTCTCTGATTATTACCTTCTGGGGATTTGCTTGCTACATTTACGGGAATCGTCCTGCCAGTAAAGAACCATCATGA
- the LOC113697473 gene encoding uncharacterized protein isoform X3, giving the protein MRLDAKIKITFQKRNFITFPFSLYITRTNCVLQLLHSGAMDAKNFNSDNNSSNKSPSCEEEDEAAAQNSKSREEFDENSRGGGGDGYEQVNSKTVDNSSIPVVVAQMSNNRASSTPETLATAASSDLHCKFEVAVDNEMQRLEPAEELKDQVGMSYQEEFRIIADQAVPDQTQNQQEPPNGPRSSEPSPTSVTQPISSVPSPTLPEQKMSPGDNRNTSHTSEADKKNSFDPKTLSVVSIQKTPSPDGYNWRKYGQKQVKSPQGSRSYYRCTYSECCAKKIECSDDSNRVMEIVYRSHHNHDPPQKVNCTRGSRHSLSIAPANGSDSSVAPIGATADSAPSTSSKDSVQEKVSVPDPIQKDSSDSDDNAETNIKQEREDEPEPSKRLKKTVASCSAPLLKPGKKPKIVVHAASDVGISADGYRWRKYGQKMVKGNPHPRPTCLLVGFISNQ; this is encoded by the exons ATGCGGTTAGatgcaaaaattaaaataacgttccaaaaaagaaattttattacctttcctttctctctctatATTACACGCACTAACTGTGTGCTGCAGCTGCTGCACTCGGGCGCCATGGACGCCAAAAATTTCAATTCTGATAATAATAGTAGCAACAAAAGCCCGAGCTgcgaagaagaagatgaagcaGCAGCTCAGAATTCAAAGTCCAGGGAAGAATTTGACGAAAATTCTCGAGGTGGCGGTGGTGATGGTTATGAGCAAGTGAATTCTAAAACTGTTGACAACAGTTCAATTCCAGTAGTAGTAGCTCAGATGAGTAATAACAGAGCTTCGTCTACTCCCGAAACCCTAGCTACCGCCGCCTCGAGTGATCTCCACTGCAAATTCG AGGTGGCGGTGGACAATGAAATGCAACGGTTGGAGCCGGCCGAGGAATTGAAG GATCAAGTTGGCATGTCCTACCAAGAAGAATTCAGAATCATTGCAGATCAAGCTGTTCCAGATCAGACACAGAATCAGCAAGAGCCACCTAATGGTCCACGTTCATCAGAACCATCTCCAACTTCTGTTACTCAGCCGATTTCATCCGTTCCAAGTCCTACTCTTCCAGAACAAAAAATGTCACCTGGAGATAACAGAAACACCTCACACACATCAGAGGCAGACAAAAAGAATTCATTTGACCCAAAAACTTTATCTGTTGTGTCCATTCAAAAAACACCTTCCCCTGATGGCTACAACTGGCGGAAGTATGGTCAAAAGCAAGTTAAGAGTCCTCAAGGCTCTCGGAGTTATTATAGATGCACGTACTCTGAGTGCTGTGCTAAGAAAATTGAATGTTCTGATGATTCTAATCGTGTTATGGAAATTGTTTATAGAAGTCATCACAATCATGATCCTCCTCAAAAAGTAAATTGCACAAGGGGAAGCAGGCATTCATTGTCAATTGCCCCTGCAAATGGGAGTGACTCTTCGGTTGCTCCAATTGGAGCTACAGCTGATTCAGCTCCTTCCACTTCTTCAAAAGACTCTGTACAGGAAAAAGTTAGTGTACCAGATCCAATACAAAAGGATTCCAGTGATTCAGATGATAATGCTGAAACTAATATTAAGCAGGAGCGAGAAGATGAACCTGAACCAAGCAAAAG ATTGAAGAAAACTGTTGCTAGCTGCTCTGCTCCTCTTTTAAAACCTGGAAAGAAACCAAAAATTGTGGTCCATGCTGCTAGTGATGTGGGAATCTCAGCAGATGGCTACAGGTGGCGGAAGTATGGGCAAAAGATGGTCAAGGGGAATCCTCATCCAAG
- the LOC140004370 gene encoding probable purine permease 5 isoform X1, translating into MMPGPSLFVKSRPFTGKLLLLCILPLSKKVGFMQQPLLVPGEGMEESPPKTLPKSLRDRISAYKAMAWEAYRSKPISHWILLVLSSAAMLVAFPASSLLSRLYFSNGGKSKWLISWVAVAGWPIPALILIPTYFILGVYPTPLNLKLVVSYIVLGFLTGADNLMYAYAYAYLPASTASLLASTVLVFSSLFGYLLVKNKMNASIINAIVIITAGMVIIALDSDSDRYGYITDSQYIMGYVWDILGSALHGLIFALSELVFIKLLGRRSFHVVLEQQVMVSLFGFIFTTIGCIANKDFPAMASEARRFKGGKSAYYLVLTWGVITFQLGILGSTAILFLASTVFAGVLNSIRVPLTSIAAVILLKDPMSGFKILSLIITFWGFACYIYGNRPASKEPS; encoded by the exons ATGATGCCCGGCCCCTCGTTGTTTGTTAAGTCTCGTCCTTTTACAGGGAAACTTCTACTATTATGCATCCTTCCTCTTTCAAA AAAAGTTGGGTTCATGCAGCAGCCACTTCTTGTTCCAG GGGAAGGAATGGAAGAGTCGCCTCCAAAAACACTGCCAAAATCCTTAAGGGACAGAATTTCTGCATACAAAGCCATGGCTTGGGAAGCATACAGAAGCAAACCGATCTCACATTGGATTCTACTGGTTTTGAGTAGTGCTGCTATGCTTGTGGCCTTCCCTGCTTCTAGTCTCCTTTCCCGTCTTTATTTTTCCAATGGAGGCAAGAGCAAATGGCTAATTTCGTGGGTGGCTGTTGCAGGGTGGCCTATTCCAGCACTAATCTTAATTCCTACCTACTTCATTTTAGGAGTCTATCCTACtcctttaaatttaaaacttGTTGTGTCTTATATTGTGCTGGGCTTCTTGACTGGTGCTGACAATCTTATGTATGCATATGCCTATGCCTATCTGCCTGCATCAACCGCATCCCTATTGGCTTCAACAGTCCTGGTGTTTTCTTCACTCTTCGGGTATTTGCTTGtgaaaaacaaaatgaatgcTTCAATCATAAATGCCATAGTGATCATTACTGCTGGAATGGTCATCATTGCGCTGGATTCAGATTCGGACAGGTACGGATATATCACTGATTCTCAGTACATTATGGGATACGTGTGGGACATTCTGGGATCTGCTCTTCATGGGCTTATTTTTGCACTGTCGGAGTTGGTTTTCATAAAACTTCTAGGGAGAAGATCATTCCATGTTGTTTTAGAGCAACAAGTGATGGTTTCCCTATTCGGTTTCATCTTCACTACAATTGGTTGCATTGCGAACAAAGACTTCCCAGCAATGGCATCTGAGGCACGAAGATTCAAGGGTGGTAAAAGTGCTTATTACTTGGTTCTTACTTGGGGTGTAATCACTTTTCAGTTGGGGATTCTGGGAAGCACTGCTATTTTATTTCTGGCCTCCACTGTGTTTGCTGGAGTTCTGAACTCAATAAGAGTGCCACTCACAAGCATTGCAGCAGTTATATTGTTGAAGGACCCCATGAGCGGCTTCAAGATTCTGTCTCTGATTATTACCTTCTGGGGATTTGCTTGCTACATTTACGGGAATCGTCCTGCCAGTAAAGAACCATCATGA
- the LOC113697475 gene encoding eukaryotic translation initiation factor 5A-4, with protein MSDDEHHFESKADAGASKTFPQQAGTIRKNGYIVIKARPCKVVEVSTSKTGKHGHAKCHFVGIDIFSGKKLEDIVPSSHNCDVPHVNRSDYQLIDISEDGFVSLLTESGGTKDDLRLPTDDTLLAQIKGGFEEGKDLVVSVMSAMGEEQICAVKDIGKN; from the exons atgTCGGACGACGAGCACCACTTCGAGTCCAAGGCCGACGCCGGAGCCTCCAAGACCTTCCCCCAGCAAGCTGGTACCATTCGTAAGAATGGCTACATCGTCATCAAGGCCAGGCCTTGCAAG GTTGTTGAAGTCTCCACTTCAAAAACCGGGAAGCATGGACATGCAAAGTGCCACTTTGTGGGAATTGATATTTTCAGCGGCAAGAAGCTTGAAGATATTGTTCCGTCATCCCACAACTGTGAT GTGCCCCATGTTAATCGTAGTGATTATCAGCTCATTGACATCTCTGAAGATGGTTTT GTGTCTCTTCTCACTGAAAGTGGAGGTACTAAAGATGACCTGAGGCTTCCTACCGACGATACTCTGCTTGCACAG ATTAAAGGTGGGTTTGAGGAAGGAAAAGATCTTGTTGTTAGTGTCATGTCTGCAATGGGGGAGGAGCAAATCTGTGCTGTGAAGGACATTGGCAAAAATTAA